Proteins from a genomic interval of Phlebotomus papatasi isolate M1 chromosome 3, Ppap_2.1, whole genome shotgun sequence:
- the LOC129807528 gene encoding beta-alanine-activating enzyme-like isoform X1: MDIPGVFKSTPNTKKTAIIYYDDNLETKKISYGDLIECSLKIFKDLCNLEVQKSTILVLLPTNAYLLPPIILGIAKSSCSFFCSKFNDPKSLQHLLQKHRINYFISQDHPQVILEENNYIKCHELTVFDGNKFILCKYQENVEKQSTENYDIAYWMETSGSTGKPKIVKVPWTCILPNISALSKKLFIKENDVIYSTSPATFDPFVVDLFLAFTNSATIIFTTDRLRIAPSRKFAKVIFSKHNKGSVTFIQMTPTLFLNFGQNILSQIVLSEDSSLRICLLGGESFPKKSLIPCSNIEIKFYNIYGITEISCWSNMTEVHLKDEDEVDIGGFLDESLEIEIRENGTLWIGSKIRKCLLEDEDGEILRRDEVLFRNTGDIVEVKDKKIFFRARSNRIIKRFGVQVDLAKIENETKNIELIQNVQCIFLQDSKRIILFYQSEEENLKLSYKLKTTLKSSELPDEIVKIDQFPLSDHGKISQKKLLELYQEKSKKSISIEDGFIELIESILQLKPSLFASFTSMGGDSIKALQLVSEIEKQYDNEYQELLQMLLSPEINLRDILEYLKNCPIRRELSDTDDLLKSTSTLQLKFRWKVNLEKCIDATPSIYLGDSTSCVSVGSHSHKLVTVMIESGEIIYEDILEDRIEGQVAFCPDGFGFVGCYRGFLYKFTFEKRKILWKFDSLSMIKCRPLIVGDTVIFGNYNKENNVWCINRTTGNLIWCTKIGEKGILADPLLTDKTTILLATLDGTVGIIKIDDGTVLSQRVLKAPIFSSPTIVEFKNENQVKILIAEVNGTVNIFTMDENHILQQGNPFRLSGNIFSGFTILNLNGDCGLVVFGCHNSCIYCLSVNSREPFLSLQWKTRLNSPIFSTPCCLMENFLVCCTTTGQLIVLNAKVGHPVCLVELPGEVFSSPVVQDDLIFVGCRDNHLYCYSI, from the exons ATGGATATTCCGGGAGTTTTTAAATCAACACCTAACACTAAAAAGACCGCTATAATTTATTACGACGACAACTTAGAAACTAAAAAAATCTCCTATGGAGACCTTATAGAatgtagtttaaaaatatttaaagatttgtGTAATTTGGAGGTGCAAAAATCAACAATTCTTGTATTATTGCCAACAAATGCATACCTGCTTCCTCCAATTATTTTGGG GATAGCCAAGTCCTCCTGCTCCTTCTTTTGCTCAAAGTTCAATGATCCAAAAAGTCTTCAACATTTACTTCAGAAACATCGCATCAATTACTTCATCTCTCAAGACCATCCTCAAGTGATTTTGGAAGAGAATAATTACATAAAATGCCACGAACTGACTGTTTTTGATGGCAATAAATTCATCCTCTGCAAATACCAAGAAAATGTGGAGAAACAATCTACAGAAAATTATGACATTGCTTATTGGATGGAGACGTCGGGATCCACAGGAAAGCCCAAAATTGTAAAAGTTCCTTGGACTTGTATCCTTCCGAATATTTCAGCTTTAAG caaaaaattatttataaaggaAAATGATGTGATTTACAGTACATCTCCAGCCACATTTGATCCATTTGTTGTGGATTTATTCCTAGCATTTACTAATTCTGCCACAATCATATTTACGACTGATAGACTTAGAATTGCTCCATCGAGAAAGTTTGCGAAAGTGATCTTTTCAAAGCACAACAAAGGAAGTGTAACGTTCATTCAAATGACACCAAccttatttctcaattttggcCAGAATATTCTCAGTCAAATTGTCCTTTCTGAGGATTCTTCCTTGAGAATTTGTCTTCTTGGTGGAGAAAGCTTTCCTAAGAAAAGTCTAATACCATGCTCtaatattgagataaaattctATAATATCTATGGTATCACTGAAATATCTTGCTGGAGTAACATGACAGAAGTTCATTTAAAAGATGAGGATGAAGTTGATATTGGGGGATTTCTtgatgaatcactagaaattgAAATTCGAGAAAATGGAACATTGTGGATTGGGAGTAAAATCAGAAAATGTCTGCTTGAGGATGAAGATGGAGAAATTCTTAGAAGAGATGAAGTTCTTTTCAGAAATACTGGAGATATTGTTGAAGTTAAAGATAAGAAAATATTCTTTCGTGCAAGATCAAATAGGATCATTAAGCGATTTGGAGTGCAAGTGGATTtggcaaaaattgaaaatgaaacaaagaatattgaattaattcaaaatgttcAGTGTATTTTCCTACAAGActcaaaaagaattattttgttttatcaatcagaggaagaaaatttgaaattgtcgTACAAATTGAAAACTACACTCAAAAGTTCTGAACTTCCTGATGAAATAgtaaaaattgatcaatttcctCTCTCGGATCAcggaaaaatttcccaaaagaaGCTATTAGAATTGTATCAAGAGAAATCTAAGAAAAGTATTTCAATTGAGGATGGATTTATTGAATTGATAGAGAGTATTCTTCAACTAAAACCATCTTTATTTGCCTCATTCACAAGCATGGGAGGGGATTCAATAAAAGCTCTTCAATTAGTATCTGAAATAGAAAAACAGTATGACAATGAATATCAAGAATTACTTCAAATGCTTTTAAGTcctgaaataaatttaagagatattctggaatacttaaaaaactgTCCTATACGCCGAGAACTGAGTGATACTGATGACTTATTGAAATCAACCTCCACTCTGCAGTTGAAATTTAGATGGAAAGTTAATTTGGAGAAGTGTATAGATGCAACTCCCTCAATTTATCTGGGAGATTCAACGTCATGTGTTAGTGTTGGAAGTCATTCGCATAAATTGGTTACGGTGATGATTGAAAGTGGAGAAATTATCTATGAAGACATTTTGGAGGATCGTATTGAGGGTCAAGTGGCATTTTGTCCTGATGGTTTTGGCTTTGTTGGCTGTTACAGAGGATTTTTGTACAAATTCACATTTGAAAAACGGAAAATACTTTGGAAATTTGATTCATTATCAATGATCAAGTGTCGTCCTTTGATTGTCGGAGATACAGTAATTTTTGGGAattataataaagaaaataatgtttGGTGTATCAACAGAACAACaggaaatttaatttggtgtacaaaaattggagaaaaaggtATATTAGCCGATCCTTTGCTAACTGATAAAACGACAATTCTTTTAGCAACTTTAGACGGCACCGTTGGAATAATAAAAATCGATGATGGTACAGTGTTATCTCAAAGAGTCCTCAAAGCACCAATATTCTCATCACCCACCATTGtggaatttaaaaatgaaaatcaagTGAAAATCCTGATTGCTGAAGTAAATGGAACTGTTAATATTTTCACAATGgacgaaaatcatattttacaACAAGGGAATCCTTTTAGATTGTCCGGAAATATCTTTTCTGGCTTCACAATATTGAATCTCAATGGAGATTGTGGTCTAGTCGTCTTTGGATGTCACAATAGTTGCATTTATTGCCTCAGTGTGAACTCCAGAGAACCATTCTTATCACTTCAATGGAAAACAAGATTAAATTCTCCAATATTCTCTACACCGTGCTGTTTAATGGAGAACTTTCTCGTGTGCTGCACAACTACTGGGCAGTTGATAGTGCTCAATGCAAAAGTGGGACATCCTGTATGTTTAGTGGAACTTCCTGGTGAGGTCTTTTCATCACCAGTTGTTCAAGATGATCTAATATTTGTTGGATGCAGGGACAATCATCTCTATTGCTACTCCATATAA
- the LOC129807573 gene encoding G2/M phase-specific E3 ubiquitin-protein ligase-like: MTCYVCRIDEDNSLLYGPIYTKDNIKCHYYCLLFGDRYVQRGEDHEGILGFLVSDIKHGAALKTKALCTFCKKPRAATKCAFKNCYKKFHFICGLKNGCLYQFDEMLAFCNAHTGLEKTAPPEYSSENTCVICSEVLGPYSPLDRIQAHCQLIAWMHTDCVRRFALNAGYGFKCLLCRKTDFRSIVQKKGVFVPQRETEWIISQCEGGSQDPSSAPLLCGAKVCRFPGGRKFLLNTTIGETCHSCNRSVHPECVRYSGVQKDDKFICFDCHDEDIEIIEPVEVEEKNQDIVMTDGAPLKKYLGDVYAGRKNYVADELLPNFYGPRCADAGKFRLNYFFNSH, from the exons ATGACTTGTTATGTATGTAGAATTGATGAAGACAATAGTCTTCTTTACGGTCCAATTTATACAAAGGATAATATTAAGTGCCACTACTATTGCCTT CTGTTTGGAGACCGTTATGTCCAAAGGGGTGAAGATCACGAGGGTATACTGGGCTTCCTGGTATCTGATATAAAACATGGGGCTGCCTTGAAAACAAAAGCT CTCTGCACCTTCTGCAAGAAACCACGAGCGGCTACTAAATGtgcatttaaaaattgttacaagaaatttcattttatttgtggCTTGAAGAATGGCTGCCTCTATCAATTTGATGAAATGCTTGCATTTTGTAATGCCCACACTGGACTAGAAAAGACAGCCCCACCGgaatattcatctgaaaatacCTGTGTCATATGTTCGGAAGTTTTGGGCCCCTATTCTCCCCTGGACCGCATTCAAGCTCACTGTCAGCTGATTGCGTGGATGCACACAGATTGTGTTAGAAGATTTGCTCTGAACGCTGGATATGGATTTAAATGCCTACTCTGTCGGAAGACAGATTTTAGATCAATTGTCCAGAAAAAGGGTGTTTTTGTACCGCAACGTGAGACAGAATGGATAATTAGTCAATGCGAGGGTGGATCACAGGATCCTTCATCTGCTCCCCTTCTCTGTGGAGCTAAAGTGTGTCGTTTTCCTGGCGGACGAAAATTTTTACTGAACACCACTATTGGCGAAACATGTCATTCTTGCAATCGTTCCGTTCATCCCGAATGCGTTAGATATTCTGGAGTGCAGAAAGATGATAAGTTTATTTGCTTTGATTGCCATGACGAAGATATCGAGATAATAGAGCCGGTGGAGGTGGAAGAGAAGAATCAGGATATCGTGATGACAGATGGGGCACCGCTGAAAAAATATCTCGGGGATGTGTATGCCGGAAGGAAAAATTATGTGGCTGATGAACTGTTGCCTAATTTCTACGGACCACGGTGTGCAGATGCTGGAAAATTTCGTCTCAATTATTTCTTCAACTCGCATTAA
- the LOC129807566 gene encoding rab GDP dissociation inhibitor alpha: MDEEYDAIVLGTGLKECILSGMLSVSGKKVLHIDRNKYYGGESASITPLEELFQRFNVDAPGDRYGRGRDWNVDLIPKFLMANGLLVKLLIHTGVTRYLEFKSVEGSYVYKGGKISKVPVDQKEALASDLMGMFEKRRFRNFLVYIQDFREDDPKTWKDFDPNTMSAQALYDKFGLDKNTQDFTGHALALYRDDDYLMEPALNTIRRIKLYSDSLARYGKSPYLYPMYGLGELPQGFARLSAIYGGTYMLDKPIDEIVLDDSGKVVGVRSGTEVARCKQVYCDPSYFPQKTHKKGQVIRCICLLDHPIANTKDALSTQIIIPQKQVGRNSDIYVSLISYTHQVAAKGWFIAMVSTTVESDNPEAEIKPGLDLLGPITQKFVSISDYLEATDKGLASQIFISESYDATTHFETTCLDVLDIFKRGTGEEFDFSKIKHELGDEEQ; encoded by the exons ATGGATGAGGAGTACGATGCAATTGTCCTGGGGACGGGTCTTAAGGAATGCATTCTGAGTGGAATGCTTTCTGTGTCGGGCAAAAAAGTCCTCCACATCGACCGCAATAAATACTATGGTGGCGAGAGTGCCTCCATTACGCCGTTGGAAGAGCTGTTCCAGCGATTCAATGTCGACGCCCCGGGCGACAGATATGGTCGCGGACGAGACTGGAACGTGGACCTCATCCCTAAGTTCCTCATGGCAAATGGGTTGCTTGTGAAGCTGCTCATCCACACGGGCGTGACCCGATACCTTGAGTTTAAGTCCGTTGAGGGCAGTTACGTGTACAAGGGGGGCAAGATCAGCAAGGTTCCTGTAGATCAGAAGGAGGCCCTTGCATCTGATCTTATGG GGATGTTCGAGAAGAGACGTTTCCGTAATTTCCTGGTGTACATCCAGGATTTCCGGGAGGATGATCCGAAGACATGGAAGGATTTTGATCCAAACACCATGTCAGCTCAGGCACTCTATGACAAATTTGGCTTGGATAAGAATACTCAGGACTTTACTGGACATGCCTTAGCACTGTACCGAGATGACGACTATCTTATGGAGCCGGCACTCAATACCATTCGTCGTATAAAGTTGTATTCGGACTCGCTGGCTCGTTACGGCAAGTCTCCCTATCTCTATCCCATGTACGGTCTTGGGGAACTGCCTCAGGGATTTGCCCGGTTGTCTGCAATCTACGGGGGCACCTATATGTTGGATAAGCCCATTGATGAGATTGTCCTTGATGACAGCGGAAAAGTTGTAGGAGTGCGCTCTGGAACTGAGGTGGCTCGCTGCAAGCAAGTTTATTGTGATCCTAGCTACTTTCCACAGAAG ACTCATAAGAAAGGCCAAGTCATTCGATGCATTTGTCTGCTGGATCATCCAATTGCCAATACGAAAGATGCTCTTTCGACCCAAATTATCATTCCTCAGAAGCAGGTGGGACGCAATTCGGACATTTATGTGTCACTGATTAGTTACACGCACCAAGTGGCTGCCAAGGGATGGTTCATTGCCATGGTGTCTACCACGGTTGAAAGTGACAATCCTGAGGCTGAGATTAAGCCGGGCCTGGATCTCCTTGGACCCATTACGCAGAAGTTTGTGTCAATTTCCGATTATTTGGAGGCTACGGACAAAGGTCTTGCGTCTCAGATCTTCATATCAGAGTCCTACGATGCGACTACTCACTTTGAGACCACTTGCCTAGATGTGCTGGACATTTTCAAACGTGGTACAGGTGAGGagtttgatttttcgaaaattaagcACGAATTGGGTGATGAGGAGCAGTAA